Proteins co-encoded in one Govania unica genomic window:
- a CDS encoding TrbC/VirB2 family type IV secretion system protein has translation MAGLLSMTGVAEAAGSGMPWEEPLTSILESIEGPVSRIIAVIIITITGLTLAFGETSGGFRRLVQIVFGLSIAFAATSFFLSFFSFGGGALAG, from the coding sequence ATGGCTGGGCTTCTGTCCATGACCGGCGTCGCGGAGGCCGCAGGCTCCGGCATGCCCTGGGAGGAGCCGCTCACCTCCATTCTCGAGTCCATCGAAGGACCGGTCAGTCGCATCATCGCTGTGATCATCATCACCATCACCGGCCTGACACTTGCTTTTGGAGAAACCTCCGGCGGCTTCCGGCGGCTGGTCCAGATCGTCTTCGGTCTCTCCATCGCCTTTGCCGCCACAAGCTTCTTCCTCTCGTTCTTCTCCTTCGGCGGTGGGGCTCTGGCTGGCTGA
- the trbB gene encoding P-type conjugative transfer ATPase TrbB translates to MTKRLSTETGQRQRLMLRTAMGPVILAALDDPSVTEVMVNPDGRLWVDRHGNGRSESGVSVAAAEAERIIRLVASHMGQECHAGRPIVSAELPEGGERFEGLLPPVSSAACFSIRKPAQILYRLSDYVTARIMTPLQMTVLREAVAMRQNIVVIGGTSSGKTTLVNALLAEVATSGDRVILLEDTRELQCGAEDFVALRTKPGVATLADLVRSTLRLRPDRIIVGEVRGPEALDMLKAWNTGHPGGITTLHANSARAGLYRLEQLIQEAVVTVPRPLIAEAIDLVVYLQGRGADRRVETIAAVAGLTPDGDYKLKSLVPTALTPVSFPTPVS, encoded by the coding sequence ATGACTAAACGCCTCTCCACAGAAACAGGGCAACGCCAGCGTCTCATGTTGCGGACCGCCATGGGCCCCGTGATCCTCGCGGCACTGGATGACCCATCCGTCACCGAAGTGATGGTCAATCCGGATGGGCGGCTCTGGGTCGATCGCCATGGCAATGGTCGTTCCGAGAGTGGGGTCTCTGTCGCTGCCGCAGAAGCCGAACGCATCATCCGGTTGGTGGCCAGTCATATGGGACAGGAGTGTCATGCCGGGCGGCCCATCGTCTCAGCCGAACTGCCGGAAGGCGGTGAGCGTTTCGAAGGCCTGTTGCCGCCGGTCTCGAGCGCCGCTTGTTTTTCCATCCGCAAACCGGCCCAAATACTCTATCGCCTGTCGGATTATGTGACCGCCCGCATCATGACGCCGCTCCAGATGACGGTACTGAGGGAAGCGGTCGCCATGCGACAGAATATTGTCGTCATTGGTGGCACCAGTTCCGGCAAGACCACTCTGGTCAATGCGCTTCTGGCCGAGGTCGCGACCAGTGGCGACCGGGTCATTCTCCTCGAGGATACCCGCGAGCTCCAATGCGGCGCGGAGGATTTCGTCGCCCTCCGCACCAAACCCGGCGTGGCCACACTGGCCGATCTCGTGCGGTCGACGCTGCGGCTCCGCCCCGACCGCATCATTGTCGGTGAAGTCCGAGGCCCGGAAGCGCTCGACATGCTCAAGGCCTGGAACACCGGGCACCCGGGTGGCATCACCACATTGCACGCAAATTCTGCCCGCGCCGGTCTCTATCGTCTCGAACAGCTCATCCAGGAGGCGGTTGTCACCGTCCCGCGCCCACTGATTGCCGAGGCGATCGATCTGGTTGTCTATCTCCAGGGCCGCGGCGCTGATCGCCGTGTTGAGACCATTGCCGCCGTCGCGGGACTCACCCCTGACGGCGACTACAAACTCAAATCCCTCGTCCCCACAGCGCTCACACCCGTTTCATTCCCCACACCTGTTTCATAA
- a CDS encoding conjugal transfer protein TraG: MTPGKLLIGQVIVVFSIVIGTIWGTTQWTAHALGYQPRLGTPWFSLAGYPVYLPWRLFEWWYAYEAYAPRLFNRAGAMAAMGGLSGAGVAIAGSLWRARQGRRSTTYGSSRWARLSELKTAGLLGPRGLFLGVFKDHYLRHDGPEHVICFAPTRSGKGVGLVIPTLLSWPQSAVIHDIKGENWQLTAGWRARFSHCLLFNPTDTRSARYNPLLEVRKGRHEVRDVQNIADILVDPEGALERRNHWEKTSHSLLVGVILHVLYAEQEKTLTRVAAFLSDPTRSFERTLRVMMTTNHLGDENSPEVHPVVAQAARELLNKSENERSGVLSTAMSFLGLYRDPTVAATTSACDWRIADLMDGTRPVSLYLVIPPSDISRTKPLIRLILNQIGRRLTERLQGEAGTCPRHQLLMMLDEFPALGRLDFFETTLAFMAGYGIRAFLIAQSLNQISKAYGENNAILDNCHVRIAFAANDERTAKRISDSLGTATELRAQRNYAGHRLAPWLAHVMVSRQESARPLLTPGEVMQLPQGEELIMVSGLPPVRAKKLRYFEDANFRDRILPPPGLRTDGSYGDRPSPRPDDWCGEVRASHASLRKVWSLQMSTNEDGDGDEKEGGLRRSPTLPEIPEPAPVSDRAPDDGLFDDSVTAASAGRLRDVLTGSPAVRQAHALNNGLGHKADDILPEF; the protein is encoded by the coding sequence ATGACACCAGGCAAGCTTCTGATCGGACAGGTCATCGTCGTATTCTCGATCGTCATCGGCACGATCTGGGGCACGACCCAATGGACAGCCCACGCGCTTGGCTATCAACCGAGACTCGGAACTCCTTGGTTCTCCCTGGCGGGCTATCCGGTCTATCTGCCCTGGCGGCTCTTCGAATGGTGGTACGCCTATGAAGCCTATGCACCGCGCCTGTTCAATCGCGCCGGAGCCATGGCCGCCATGGGCGGACTTTCCGGGGCAGGGGTTGCCATAGCCGGATCCTTGTGGCGGGCACGGCAGGGGCGGCGGTCCACAACCTATGGCTCCTCACGCTGGGCGCGGCTCTCCGAACTCAAGACGGCCGGTCTGCTCGGACCCCGCGGCCTGTTTCTCGGGGTTTTCAAGGATCATTATCTCCGCCATGACGGGCCGGAGCATGTGATCTGTTTCGCGCCGACGCGGTCGGGCAAGGGGGTCGGGCTCGTCATCCCCACCTTGCTCAGCTGGCCGCAGTCCGCCGTCATCCATGACATCAAGGGGGAGAACTGGCAGCTCACCGCCGGCTGGCGCGCACGGTTTTCCCATTGCCTGCTGTTCAATCCGACGGATACGCGGAGCGCCAGATACAATCCATTGCTCGAGGTGCGCAAAGGGCGCCATGAGGTGCGCGACGTCCAGAACATCGCGGACATCCTGGTCGATCCGGAAGGGGCGCTCGAACGGCGGAACCATTGGGAGAAGACCAGTCATTCCCTGCTCGTAGGCGTGATCCTCCATGTGCTCTATGCGGAGCAGGAGAAAACCCTGACCCGGGTCGCCGCCTTCCTGTCCGATCCGACGCGATCCTTTGAACGCACGCTCCGGGTCATGATGACCACCAACCATCTCGGAGACGAAAACAGTCCAGAAGTCCACCCGGTGGTGGCGCAGGCGGCGCGGGAGCTTCTCAATAAATCGGAAAATGAGCGCTCGGGCGTTCTCTCCACCGCCATGTCCTTCCTCGGCCTCTATCGCGATCCGACGGTCGCCGCAACCACATCGGCCTGTGACTGGCGCATTGCCGATCTCATGGATGGGACGCGGCCCGTGTCCCTTTATCTGGTCATCCCGCCTTCGGATATCTCACGGACAAAGCCCCTGATCCGCCTGATCCTCAACCAGATCGGTCGCCGTCTGACCGAGCGTTTGCAGGGGGAGGCCGGCACCTGTCCGCGGCATCAGCTTCTCATGATGCTCGATGAATTCCCGGCGCTCGGGCGGCTCGATTTCTTTGAAACGACACTCGCCTTCATGGCCGGATATGGCATTCGCGCCTTTCTGATCGCGCAATCGCTCAACCAGATCTCCAAGGCCTATGGCGAGAACAATGCCATTCTCGACAACTGCCATGTGCGGATCGCCTTTGCCGCGAATGATGAACGTACCGCCAAACGCATCTCGGACTCCCTCGGCACGGCAACGGAATTGCGGGCCCAGCGCAATTACGCGGGTCATCGTCTCGCGCCCTGGCTCGCCCATGTGATGGTGTCCCGTCAGGAATCCGCCCGTCCCTTGCTCACCCCCGGCGAAGTCATGCAGCTGCCGCAAGGTGAGGAACTCATCATGGTCTCCGGCCTGCCGCCGGTCCGCGCCAAGAAGCTGCGGTATTTCGAAGACGCAAATTTCAGAGACCGGATCCTGCCTCCTCCCGGTCTCAGGACGGACGGTTCCTATGGGGACCGTCCGTCACCCCGACCTGATGATTGGTGTGGCGAAGTACGTGCGAGCCATGCCTCCCTCCGGAAGGTCTGGTCCCTGCAAATGAGCACTAATGAGGACGGGGACGGGGACGAGAAGGAAGGCGGTCTGCGCCGCTCCCCGACTTTGCCTGAAATCCCGGAGCCTGCTCCGGTGAGTGACCGCGCGCCCGACGACGGCCTGTTTGATGACAGCGTCACCGCGGCGAGTGCAGGACGGCTGCGCGATGTTTTGACTGGATCTCCGGCAGTCCGCCAGGCCCATGCCCTCAATAACGGTCTCGGTCACAAGGCCGATGACATCCTGCCTGAATTCTGA
- a CDS encoding CopG family transcriptional regulator: MKPRLNVHVSFELFDKVTVLARRPGLTKASVVEAALLSFFAKQDEDHRDGALTRRLDRLTRQFDRLERNQAIGLETLALHIRFFLTVTPPLPHGEQDAAKVVGDERFNYFVRQLGRRLAGGKNLIRDVLEDVVRDEEELLPAGEPRDD; encoded by the coding sequence ATGAAGCCGCGTCTCAATGTGCATGTGTCTTTCGAGCTCTTCGACAAGGTGACAGTCCTCGCCCGTCGTCCTGGTCTCACCAAGGCCTCCGTTGTCGAGGCGGCGCTTCTGAGCTTCTTCGCCAAACAGGACGAAGACCATCGCGACGGTGCCCTGACCCGGCGGCTGGATCGCCTGACCCGACAATTTGACCGGCTCGAACGCAATCAGGCAATTGGACTTGAGACCTTGGCCCTTCATATCCGCTTTTTTCTCACGGTGACGCCACCTTTGCCCCATGGCGAACAGGATGCGGCCAAGGTCGTGGGTGACGAGCGGTTCAATTATTTCGTGCGCCAGCTTGGGCGTCGGCTCGCGGGCGGCAAAAATCTCATTCGCGATGTGCTCGAAGACGTGGTGCGGGATGAGGAAGAGTTGCTTCCGGCGGGGGAGCCTCGGGATGACTAA
- a CDS encoding VirB3 family type IV secretion system protein, whose translation MTIPGFEIPLHRALTEPILLGGAPRAVAILNGTLAAALGLGLQLWILGLLVWAVGQGLAVFAARKDPQFLMVLARHIRHKGHLAC comes from the coding sequence ATGACAATCCCTGGCTTTGAAATCCCGCTGCATCGGGCGCTGACGGAACCGATCCTGTTGGGTGGAGCCCCCCGTGCCGTGGCTATCCTGAACGGTACCCTGGCCGCAGCCCTCGGGCTCGGGCTCCAACTCTGGATTCTCGGACTTCTGGTCTGGGCCGTCGGGCAGGGCCTTGCGGTCTTTGCCGCCCGCAAGGATCCGCAATTCCTGATGGTGCTCGCCCGCCATATCCGCCATAAGGGACATCTCGCATGCTGA